A window of the Euzebya pacifica genome harbors these coding sequences:
- a CDS encoding sugar phosphate isomerase/epimerase family protein — MASTTPPPAIVALTNGAFTGLSKDESLEWIVARADGVQLVAYTAEELDDDVDGWVRRCREADLSIVAVHAPPHDIGRPSAAVVDRLVRVADGHRVVAHPDAMGDLAPWTRLGGQLLVETLDPGKSTGRTVPEVEAILGHLPDAGVCLDVSHSLTAGGPDLPVEMARRWGDRIGLLHVGCQRGRGAGRGDEVPAVDLDVLAAVRGLLPDTPVAVEGHWSVAAHMRVLEHLTGRGR; from the coding sequence ATGGCCTCCACCACCCCACCGCCCGCGATCGTCGCCCTGACCAACGGGGCGTTCACCGGCCTGTCCAAGGACGAGTCGTTGGAGTGGATCGTCGCCCGGGCCGACGGCGTCCAGCTCGTCGCCTACACCGCCGAGGAGCTCGACGACGACGTCGACGGCTGGGTTCGACGCTGCCGGGAAGCCGACCTGTCCATCGTTGCCGTCCACGCCCCACCACACGACATCGGCCGGCCGTCGGCAGCAGTCGTCGACCGGCTCGTCCGGGTCGCCGACGGCCACCGGGTGGTCGCCCACCCTGATGCGATGGGCGACCTAGCCCCGTGGACGCGGCTCGGCGGGCAGCTGCTCGTGGAGACGCTGGACCCGGGGAAGTCGACCGGCCGGACCGTCCCGGAGGTCGAGGCGATCCTGGGCCACCTGCCGGACGCCGGTGTGTGCCTCGACGTGTCCCATTCGTTGACCGCTGGCGGGCCGGACCTGCCGGTGGAGATGGCCCGACGGTGGGGCGACCGGATCGGCCTCCTCCACGTCGGCTGCCAACGCGGCCGGGGTGCCGGCCGTGGCGACGAGGTCCCGGCCGTCGACCTCGACGTCCTCGCGGCCGTCCGTGGGCTGCTGCCCGACACCCCTGTTGCCGTGGAGGGGCACTGGTCGGTCGCCGCGCACATGCGGGTCCTCGAGCACCTGACCGGCCGGGGACGGTGA